The following coding sequences lie in one Tichowtungia aerotolerans genomic window:
- a CDS encoding ABC-F family ATP-binding cassette domain-containing protein: MLKLGDGLIFMGDILLNLFVRASSDVSKLWNRLRQGLLLFSKPWKLSGLMIDFIQVTKRFGTQEVLVDVSFRINAGEHVGIVGPNGAGKSTVFGLISGETSTDSGDVTLPKNVRLGHLHQQLHSYAQTDSLIDYATDSIPELKTIHAEIHELEHRLEKESGSGQMLERLGELQHEYEHLGGYAMRARAEAALSGLGFKEAEFNNPFQSFSGGWQMRAELVRTLIAQPDVLMLDEPSNYLDLPAVEWLQRFLRGFSGTMLLISHDRYLLESLTDRTLEIQGGSAVKYAGGYSYYVKEREQRHLQQAAEYRNYVEKKEQLESFINRFRAKSTKAAQVQSRVKMLEKMDAVRMPPKPPQAANLRIAPPPRCGAQIMQLENLGFSYDGERWIFRDVNLDIQNGQKIAIVGYNGMGKTTLLRVIAGTLQAGEGRLREGHKVVLGYQSQDFAETMPPDKTVLGVVRDAGNNVSERDVRGLLGSFGFSGDSVDKQVAVLSGGEKIRLAFARIFINPPNFLLLDEPTTHLDIQGREGLEKAIREYPGTVCLVSHDVSFVRGAADHIVEVRDGCVSSFPGGYDYYLEKTAGQETIEGRKTKVQSPDNVQPSAANPKAARAERAKMREAQKGLRRMEAEMETLQAAQQELHQQMASGNPELDYAVLNIQLSELTQKLTALEARWLEEADRLEG; the protein is encoded by the coding sequence ATGCTGAAACTGGGTGATGGATTGATTTTCATGGGCGACATCCTACTGAACTTGTTTGTTCGGGCAAGTTCAGATGTCTCCAAACTTTGGAACCGGCTGCGTCAGGGCTTGCTTCTTTTTTCCAAACCTTGGAAACTCTCCGGTCTTATGATCGATTTTATTCAGGTAACCAAACGGTTTGGCACGCAGGAAGTGCTGGTGGATGTGTCGTTCCGTATCAATGCGGGTGAGCACGTCGGGATTGTCGGTCCCAACGGGGCCGGGAAAAGTACCGTTTTCGGGCTGATCAGCGGGGAAACTTCTACGGACAGCGGCGATGTAACGCTGCCGAAGAATGTACGGCTGGGTCATCTGCATCAGCAGCTGCATTCCTATGCACAAACCGACTCACTGATCGATTATGCAACCGATTCTATTCCTGAGCTGAAGACCATTCATGCGGAAATTCATGAATTGGAACACAGGCTGGAAAAAGAAAGTGGAAGCGGACAGATGCTGGAGCGGCTCGGCGAGCTGCAGCACGAATATGAGCATCTCGGTGGTTATGCAATGCGAGCCCGCGCCGAGGCTGCTCTCAGCGGGCTGGGTTTTAAGGAGGCCGAGTTTAATAATCCGTTCCAGTCGTTCAGCGGGGGATGGCAGATGCGCGCGGAACTGGTGCGGACGTTGATCGCCCAGCCCGATGTTCTGATGCTCGACGAGCCGTCCAACTACCTCGACCTGCCGGCGGTTGAATGGCTCCAGCGCTTTTTGCGGGGCTTCAGCGGCACGATGCTGCTGATTTCGCATGACCGCTATCTGCTCGAGTCGCTGACGGACCGGACGCTGGAAATCCAGGGCGGCTCCGCGGTAAAGTATGCGGGTGGCTATTCCTATTATGTGAAAGAGCGCGAACAGCGCCACTTGCAGCAGGCGGCTGAGTATCGGAACTATGTGGAGAAAAAGGAGCAGCTCGAAAGTTTCATCAACCGTTTCCGGGCAAAATCCACGAAAGCGGCTCAGGTGCAGAGCCGGGTGAAGATGCTGGAAAAAATGGACGCGGTCCGGATGCCGCCGAAGCCGCCGCAGGCGGCGAATTTGCGCATTGCGCCGCCGCCGCGCTGCGGCGCTCAGATCATGCAGCTCGAAAACCTCGGCTTTTCCTATGACGGAGAACGCTGGATTTTTCGCGATGTGAATCTGGACATCCAGAACGGGCAGAAGATTGCGATTGTCGGGTATAACGGCATGGGAAAAACCACGCTGCTGCGCGTGATTGCCGGAACGCTACAGGCGGGCGAAGGACGGCTGAGAGAAGGACATAAAGTGGTACTCGGCTACCAGTCGCAGGACTTTGCAGAAACGATGCCTCCGGACAAAACAGTGCTGGGTGTTGTGCGTGACGCCGGCAACAATGTTTCCGAACGCGATGTGCGCGGACTGCTCGGTTCGTTCGGGTTCAGCGGTGATTCGGTGGACAAACAGGTCGCGGTACTGAGCGGGGGCGAAAAAATCCGGCTGGCATTTGCGCGGATCTTTATCAATCCGCCGAACTTTCTGCTGCTGGACGAGCCGACGACCCATTTGGATATTCAGGGTCGCGAGGGACTGGAGAAAGCCATTCGGGAATATCCCGGCACGGTTTGCCTCGTCAGCCACGATGTATCCTTTGTGCGCGGCGCGGCGGACCATATTGTTGAAGTTCGGGACGGCTGTGTGTCCAGTTTTCCCGGCGGCTACGATTATTATCTGGAGAAGACAGCGGGGCAGGAGACGATCGAAGGTCGGAAGACGAAGGTCCAAAGTCCTGATAACGTGCAGCCTTCAGCTGCCAATCCCAAGGCGGCGCGCGCCGAGCGGGCAAAAATGCGCGAGGCTCAGAAGGGGCTGCGCAGGATGGAGGCGGAGATGGAGACGCTTCAGGCCGCGCAGCAGGAGCTGCATCAGCAGATGGCCTCCGGCAATCCGGAACTTGATTATGCCGTGCTCAATATCCAGTTGTCCGAACTGACCCAAAAACTGACCGCTCTTGAAGCGCGGTGGCTGGAAGAAGCCGACCGGCTTGAAGGATGA
- a CDS encoding NAD(P)-dependent malic enzyme, translated as MKINPSPSFSIDLRVESSLSRQDLENIIATAEGVCVASQGIESPYGFTVNCRDSEHQQQIFQTLENTENTTVISADEITFRSHIGGKIETFNRLDLHAPGAMSIAYTPGVARVCSAIHEDVTRADALTIKKNMVAVVSDGTAVLGLGDIGPEAAMPVMEGKAMLFKGFGGVDAFPICLATKDPEEIIKTVKLLAPTFGGINLEDISAPRCFEIEERLKAELDIPVFHDDQHGTAVVSLAALFNALKITGKKMEELKVIVNGVGSAGVACSKIMLEAGVKNLIGFDRTGAIYKGRTEKMNFAKEWFAEHTNPEGFTGSLSEAMHGADLFLGVSAPGCITAEDVKNMAKDPIIFAMANPIPEIMPEEALPQARIMATGRSDYPNQINNVLCFPGIFKGALRCRAKSISEGMKVAAAHAIADLIPADKLCEEYIIPSVFDEGVADAVADAVEKVAREEGLARPRIDETALYKIK; from the coding sequence ATGAAAATCAATCCATCACCCAGTTTCAGCATCGACCTGCGTGTAGAGTCGTCTCTCTCCCGGCAGGACCTTGAAAATATCATCGCTACCGCCGAGGGCGTCTGCGTTGCATCCCAAGGCATCGAAAGCCCCTACGGCTTTACGGTCAACTGCCGCGACAGCGAACACCAGCAGCAGATTTTCCAAACCCTGGAAAACACGGAAAACACCACGGTGATTTCCGCAGACGAAATCACCTTCCGCTCGCACATCGGTGGAAAGATCGAGACGTTTAACCGTCTGGATCTGCACGCGCCGGGAGCGATGTCAATCGCCTACACGCCCGGCGTCGCCCGCGTCTGCTCGGCAATTCACGAAGACGTCACTCGCGCCGACGCGCTGACCATCAAAAAAAACATGGTGGCCGTTGTTTCCGACGGAACCGCGGTTCTCGGTCTCGGCGACATCGGCCCGGAAGCCGCCATGCCGGTGATGGAAGGAAAAGCCATGCTCTTCAAAGGCTTCGGCGGCGTTGACGCCTTCCCGATCTGCCTCGCCACCAAAGATCCGGAAGAAATCATCAAAACGGTCAAACTGCTGGCTCCGACCTTCGGCGGCATCAACCTGGAGGATATTTCAGCACCGCGCTGCTTCGAAATTGAAGAGCGCCTGAAAGCCGAACTCGATATTCCGGTCTTCCACGATGACCAGCATGGAACCGCCGTCGTTTCGCTGGCCGCGCTGTTCAACGCGCTGAAAATTACCGGCAAAAAAATGGAAGAGCTCAAAGTAATCGTCAACGGCGTTGGCTCTGCCGGGGTCGCCTGCTCCAAAATCATGCTCGAAGCCGGCGTTAAAAACCTGATCGGCTTTGACCGCACCGGAGCGATTTACAAGGGCCGCACCGAAAAAATGAACTTTGCCAAGGAATGGTTTGCCGAACACACCAACCCGGAAGGCTTCACCGGCAGCCTCAGCGAAGCCATGCACGGTGCCGATCTCTTCCTCGGCGTTTCCGCACCGGGATGCATCACCGCCGAAGACGTTAAAAACATGGCGAAAGATCCCATCATTTTCGCAATGGCCAACCCGATTCCGGAAATCATGCCCGAAGAAGCGCTGCCTCAGGCCCGCATTATGGCAACCGGCCGCTCGGACTACCCGAACCAGATCAACAACGTGCTCTGCTTCCCCGGCATCTTCAAGGGCGCCCTGCGCTGCCGCGCAAAGAGTATCAGCGAAGGCATGAAAGTGGCCGCGGCTCACGCCATCGCCGACCTGATTCCGGCCGACAAGCTGTGCGAGGAATACATCATTCCGTCCGTCTTCGACGAAGGCGTCGCCGATGCCGTCGCTGATGCGGTCGAAAAAGTCGCCCGAGAAGAAGGCCTCGCCCGCCCCAGGATTGATGAAACCGCGCTGTATAAAATCAAATAA